In one Macrobrachium rosenbergii isolate ZJJX-2024 chromosome 53, ASM4041242v1, whole genome shotgun sequence genomic region, the following are encoded:
- the HLH3B gene encoding uncharacterized protein HLH3B — MMDKVDDENSPPGLGGCVGGCVGGCVGGCSGGDSSDLDLGDLSDDTRDSTTDDDHGEEFSSGVPFPSSQQSSRSFLSWRRSQGSVCDGSETENGRSVDIGASDSGSVEERCSTVPPRTIRKVFTNTRERWRQQNVSGAFAELRRLVPTHPPDKKLSKNEILRLTIKYIKLLNSVLEWQRRQDENLCPHQPHHRELCNNNNDNTNNNNTQRSRETRHDRNNRTASPPLSPHESCITLDTSRRYRHLSLPLSPSSPSSPPMSRSSSTSPSPLSYSTASSLTRSAPISVTIFSQRPVTSTATSSSSPPSPPLPTVTSSSTSSSSSSSSISSTSGLSSPPLESPTINNPRYHPYVLAVRVRSGLTLIHPNK; from the exons ATGATGGACAAA GTGGATGACGAAAACTCACCCCCGGGTCTGGGCGGGTGTGTCGGTGGGTGCGTGGGCGGATGCGTGGGTGGATGCAGCGGCGGTGACAGCAGTGACCTGGATTTGGGTGACCTGTCGGATGACACCCGCGACTCCACTACTGACGACGACCACGGGGAGGAGTTTTCCAGCGGAGTTCCCTTCCCTTCCAGCCAGCAGTCTTCCAGGAGTTTTCTCTCGTGGCGTCGGTCCCAAG GTTCTGTATGTGACGGTAGTGAGACCGAGAATGGAAGATCGGTTGACATCGGCGCCAGTGACAGTGGTTCGGTGGAGGAGCGATGCTCGACAGTGCCACCGCGAACCATCCGCAAGGTCTTCACGAACACCCGAGAGCGGTGGCGCCAACAGAACGTGAGCGGCGCCTTTGCCGAACTCCGACGCCTCGTTCCTACGCATCCTCCCGATAAGAAGCTGTCTAAGAATGAAATCCTCCGATTGACCATCAAATACATCAAGCTCCTCAATTCGGTGCTGGAATGGCAGCGACGCCAGGACGAAAACCTCTGCCCTCATCAGCCACACCACAGGGAACTTTGCAACAACAATAACgacaacacaaacaacaacaacacacagcGCAGCAGAGAGACGAGACATGACAGGAACAACCGAACAGCAAGTCCCCCATTGTCACCCCACGAATCCTGCATCACACTCGACACCTCACGCCGTTACCGCCACctctctttgcctctctctccttcctccccgaGCTCTCCTCCGATGTCGAGGTCGTCCTCGACGTCCCCTTCGCCACTCTCGTATTCAACAGCTTCCTCGCTTACCAGATCGGCTCCCATTTCGGTCACCATCTTCTCTCAAAGACCTGTCACATCCACGGCCACATCATCGTCGTCCCCTCCTTCACCACCACTCCCCACTGTGACATCCTCATCtacatcatcatcctcctcatcATCCTCTATATCATCAACATCAGGGCTCTCATCCCCTCCCTTAGAAAGCCCTACCATTAACAATCCAAGGTACCATCCTTACGTGCTGGCAGTAAGGGTTCGGTCAGGACTTACTCTCATTCATCCTAATaagtaa